The following coding sequences are from one Gigantopelta aegis isolate Gae_Host chromosome 15, Gae_host_genome, whole genome shotgun sequence window:
- the LOC121389761 gene encoding sacsin-like, with translation MNPLVFALKHLYTFLSITALTPECFYSQNLLPQFQFLPREAKAVHLKHIKDNLLKTGFGKQWNADETELIDALQRLPFIETKDGTLCKASEFFSIKEDVFRVMCPPTVFPPSPYNSLEWHHFLVLAGMIDKVSVNNFVRFANEVHILGKQIITENVASMSNTLVKHLFGRPNLLQENLLSQIKHIKFVLPFCIKKQHKHGKTLDCIHEQYESGSQLIAFNGSVSFRSCYLVWSSCTLFPELPHLDKKLFFQLGCQNIPQKDDVIIHLKNISCSLKGKPAPAEFKTCLEEIMTSCYKYLQENGVTEHDKQYLEAYPVIYLNDSRCMVRACDIVINLAKEDAIPGYIYQSPVYFGQFFDVFEELGASTIVSANHYAKVLLEKHLDIGEHKLDPNEWKVVQKAVAMLFTCLSDNRYSKELSVSNLYLPSSKETLVCSKDLVLSNYAELQERISSLNLTYFIGFKALKIPAFDPVRFVCYLPEEHRPSILTSLVQEHVTAECQEQAYHDTHSNMYLHCMSSTPFISGVVRLVNHQSYHNYSTLITEQEASSIAKIFQNIQIREVYDLRTNLVYSELPVAGSERKVNCFSEFSPAKDGNILYLDTDACGNNFDMCYQISDEIDKIMKGQIGKKINCISQMLQMDGNDISLYLDKQKILGSDFHICESDKGIFPPPGTLIPEDFHWMLNNNFESLNVDEYVGLEVYDPMVNEILNSTSSMESSDAVYIYAIVRKITEQNDSPMMSKYCVEVGKGRVEELNATKLYKFCRHKTSSRRELVLSSAPTGSPPSSPDLNDVLKEIRQTLKDAWLRFDEHDRQRVVKRLYLKWHPDKNDQDREQLCTRVCQYIQFYVTKLNRGENIDDTEEKHSWSPPPPFESSYFFTNMDRRSRSQRNCYDSHQHRLNTTLTHHLILSAFIHLQERMRIHIMEKPDAGYDRQLWILMQPRKDFQTHHMMLLTGYASSHIRQQKKP, from the exons ATGAATCCACTGGTCTTTGCC ctaaaacatcTGTACACTTTCCTGAGCATTACAGCACTTACACCAGAATGTTTCTATAGCCAGAATCTGCTGCCACAATTTCAGTTTCTTCCAAGAGAAGCAAAGGCTGTTCACTTGAAACACATTAAGGATAACTTGCTTAAAACGGGATTTGGAAAACAATGGAATGCAGATGAAACAGAACTAATAGATGCACTGCAAAGGCTGCCTTTCATAGAGACTAAAGATGGCACTCTTTGCAaagcaagtgaatttttcagCATCAAGGAGGATGTGTTTCGGGTAATGTGTCCACCGACAGTGTTTCCTCCATCGCCTTATAATAGCCTGGAATGGCATCATTTTTTGGTACTGGCAGGCATGATCGACAAAGTTTCTGTTAATAATTTTGTCAGATTTGCTAATGAAGTTCACATCCTAggtaaacaaattataacagAAAATGTTGCAAGCATGTCCAACACacttgttaaacatttatttggcAGACCAAATCTCTTGCAAGAAAACCTTCTTTCACAAATTAAAcatatcaaatttgttttgccattttgtattaaaaaacaacataagcATGGAAAGACACTGGATTGTATTCACGAACAGTATGAAAGTGGATCACAGTTAATTGCCTTCAACGGATCAGTGTCTTTTAGGAGCTGCTATTTAGTTTGGTCAAGTTGCACTTTATTTCCAGAATTGCCACATCTTGACAAGAAACTATTCTTTCAGCTTGGATGCCAAAATATTCCACAGAAGGATGATGTTATTATccatttgaaaaacatttcatgCTCTTTAAAAGGAAAACCTGCGCCTGCTGAGTTCAAAACCTGTTTGGAAGAAATAATGACCAGTTGTTACAAGTATTTACAAGAGAATGGTGTTACAGAACATGACAAACAGTACCTGGAGGCATATCCAGTCATTTATCTCAATGATAGTAGGTGTATGGTTAGAGCATGTGATATTGTTATTAACCTTGCAAAAGAAGATGCTATTCCTGGATATATTTATCAATCACCTGTGTACTTCGGACAGTTTTTTGATGTTTTTGAGGAACTTGGTGCCAGCACGATTGTATCCGCTAACCATTATGCAAAGGTATTGCTAGAAAAACATTTGGACATTGGTGAGCATAAACTGGATCCCAATGAGTGGAAAGTGGTACAAAAGGCAGTAGCTATGCTTTTCACATGTTTGTCAGATAACCGTTATTCAAAGGAACTTTCTGTTTCAAATTTGTATCTGCCAAGTTCAAAGGAAACACTTGTGTGTTCAAAAGACTTGGTATTATCAAACTATGCGGAACTACAAGAGCGTATTTCGTCTCTAAACTTAACCTACTTCATAGGATTTAAAGCACTTAAGATTCCTGCATTTGATCCTGTGAGGTTTGTTTGTTACCTTCCGGAAGAACACAGGCCAAGTATTCTTACATCATTGGTTCAAGAACATGTAACAGCTGAATGCCAGGAACAGGCTTACCATGATACACATTCTAATATGTACCTGCACTGTATGTCATCAACTCCTTTTATCTCTGGTGTTGTTCGACTTGTTAATCATCAAAGCTATCACAATTATAGTACACTAATAACTGAACAGGAAGCAAGTTCGATagcaaaaatatttcaaaatatccAGATTCGTGAGGTATATGATTTAAGGACAAATTTAGTATATTCTGAATTACCTGTTGCTGGGAGTGAACGAAAAGTAAACTGCTTCTCAGAGTTCTCACCTGCAAAAGATGGAAATATCTTGTATTTAGATACAGATGCATGTGGAAATAACTTTGACATGTGTTACCAAATATCAGATGAAATTGACAAAATTATGAAAGGACAGATTGGAAAGAAAATAAACTGTATATCACAAATGCTTCAAATGGATGGAAATGACATTAGTTTATATTTGGATAAGCAAAAAATCTTGGGCTCCGATTTTCACATTTGTGAATCAGATAAAGGTATTTTCCCGCCACCTGGAACTCTGATTCCAGAAGACTTTCACTGGATGCTTAATAACAACTTTGAAAGTTTGAATGTAGATGAATATGTTGGCCTTGAAGTGTACGATCCAATGGTCAATGAAATCTTGAACAGTACATCCAGCATGGAATCATCTGATGCTGTCTACATTTATGCAATTGTTAGAAAGATCACTGAACAAAATGACTCTCCCATGATGAGTAAGTATTGTGTTGAAGTTGGGAAAGGCAGAGTGGAGGAACTGAATgctacaaaactgtacaaattTTGCAGACATAAAACCAGTTCAAGGAGAGAACTAGTTTTGTCAAGTGCACCAACAGGTTCACCACCAAGTTCACCAGATTTGAATGATGTGCTGAAAGAAATTCGACAGACATTGAAGGATGCTTGGTTACGTTTTGATGAGCATGACCGACAGAGGGTGGTAAAACGTTTGTACCTAAAATGGCACCCTGACAAGAATGACCAAGACAGAGAACAGCTGTGTACCCGCGTGTGTCAGTATATCCAGTTTTATGTTACAAAACTAAACCGCGGTGAAAACATAGATGATACTGAAGAGAAACATTCAtggtcaccaccaccaccattcgAATCATCATATTTTTTCACCAACATGGACAGAAGGTCTCGATCGCAGAGAAATTGTTACGATAGTCACCAACACAGGCTGAACACCACTCTTACTCATCATCTGATACTTTCGGCTTTCATTCATCTACAAGAGAGAATGCGTATCCACATCATGGAGAAGCCAGACGCTGGTTACGACAGGCAACTGTGGATCTTGATGCAGCCAAGAAAGGACTTTCAAACCCATCATATGATGCTTTTAACTGGATATGCTTCAAGTCACATCAG GCAGCAGAAAAAGCCCTGA